Proteins from a genomic interval of Zingiber officinale cultivar Zhangliang chromosome 1B, Zo_v1.1, whole genome shotgun sequence:
- the LOC122042708 gene encoding sucrose synthase 2-like translates to MLQPHQLLAEYGATFSEADKEKLKDGAFEDVIKAAQEAIVIPPWVALAIRPRPGVWEYVRVNISELAVEELTIPEYLHFKEELADGSPQNNFVLELDFGPFNASFPRPSQSKSIGNGVQFLNRHLSSKLFQDKESWYLLLNFLRKHNYKGNNSATSCLYFRPTVQSVQSS, encoded by the exons ATGCTGCAACCCCACCAGTTGTTGGCTGAGTATGGAGCTACCTTTTCTGAAGCCGATAAGGAAAAACTGAAGGATGGAGCCTTTGAGGATGTTATCAAGGCAGCACAG GAAGCCATTGTTATTCCTCCATGGGTTGCTTTGGCTATCCGACCTAGGCCTGGAGTCTGGGAATACGTCCGGGTCAATATCAGTGAGCTCGCTGTGGAGGAGTTGACTATTCCAGAATATTTGCATTTCAAGGAGGAACTTGCTGATGGAAG CCCACAGAACAACTTTGTGCTGGAGTTGGATTTTGGGCCCTTCAatgcttcttttcctcgcccctCGCAGTCAAAATCTATAGGTAATGGAGTGCAGTTCCTCAACCGTCACCTCTCTTCAAAGTTGTTCCAAGACAAAGAAAGCTGGTACCTCTTGCTTAATTTCCTAAGGAAACACAACTACAAAGGCAACAACAGTGCTACCTCTTGTTTATATTTCAGGCCAACTGTTCAATCTGTTCAAAGCTCATAA